Within Metabacillus sp. KUDC1714, the genomic segment AGTCATGGCACTACAGGGTTTAGACCTTGAAGTGCAAAAGGGCGAATTAATGGGGATTATCGGTAGCAGTGGAAGTGGAAAGTCTACACTATTAAACATGCTTGGCGGCTTAGATAGACCGACGGCTGGAAAATGTGTCGTAGATGGCAAGGACCTATTAAGGCTGCAGCCTAAGGAGTTAGTCAGCTATAAGTTAGAATCAGTTGGCTTTGTTTGGCAAAACAATGCACGTAACATCATCCCTTATTTAACGGCAATCGAAAATGTAGAGCTGCCCATGCTATTAAAAGGGCGCCATAAACGAGAGAGAGCAAAAGAATTACTCGAGTTAGTTGGTATGGGACACCGTTTTCATAATAAGTTGACCATGCTTTCTGGTGGAGAGCAACAACGTGTTGCCATTGCCATCTCACTCGCCAATGATCCTAACCTCTTATTAGCTGATGAACCAACAGGAAGTGTAGATTCAAAAACAGCAGATGTTATTTTAGGTGTTTTTAGAGAATTAAATCGAAGTCTTCAAAAAACAATTGTGATTGTGTCCCATGATACGGAATTAACGAAGAAGCTTGATCGTGTCGTTGCGATAAGAGACGGAAAGACGTCCAGTGAAATTTTGCGGAAATCCTTTTATGAAGCTGAAGATCTACTAAATGAAAAAGAGATGAAAGCGGAAGAAACCCATGTAGAGCTTGCCGTCATTGATCGTGCCGGAAGAATTCAAATCCCTCGCGATTATTTAGATTCGATTGAGCTTGGAGACGCAAACAAGCTGCGAGTTGAGCTAGAAGATGGGAAAATTACGTTGGTGAATCCGAAAAGTTCATGAGGGTGAAATTGTCATTTTTTGTCGAATGGTCGATATTCTTCTCATTCTACCCAATAAAATAAAAGATCTAGACAATAAAATGAACCAGTCAGCAATAGGATGAAATTTCGGACAATTAGTCATTTACATGCCTTAGCACAGTAGTTGGACTCTTGCCGATGAAAATAAAAAAACGGCTCAAGAATAGCCTGTTTTAAACTAGCATGAGGTGATAAACAATGAATGTAATGAATGGTAAATTTACACGCGTAATGGAAATTCTATCAAACTTCTTTTTATTAAACCTGACCTGGCTGCTGATGTGTCTACCGATTGTTACGATCTTCCCAGCAACAGCAGCGATGATTGGTGTTGTAAGACAATGGATTTTACATGATGATACAGCTGTATTTTCTGTCTTTATGAAATACTTCAAGGAAAATCTGAAACAAAGCATGGTAATTGGTATCCTCTGGGGGTTCTTTGCATTTATTTTATATATGAACTTTAATGTTATGGTTCAGCTTGAAGCAATGAAATTCATCCTATTACCATTCTTGGTTCTATTTAGCGTATTGATGGTTTTTACAACCGTTTATATTTTTCCGGTAATGGTTCATTACAGGCTAAATGTTTTCGGGATTATTAGAAATTCATTTTTATTGTCGATGAGCTTTTTGCCAACTAGTTTACTTGCTGCTCTTGTTCTCTTTGGAATATTTGTTTTGTTTTTATGGCAACCTTTTACGGTTTTTATTAGCTTTAGTGTAGGCGGTTATCTTATTTTCACACTTTGTAATAAGGTTTTTACGAGAAAAGAAACTCTCAATTAATCAACATAACGATGGAGGGATTGGTATGAAAAAGATTCATGTAAATGGTTTAGATAAAGACTGTTCGCAAATTGTCCTTGGTTCGATGATGTTCTCACCAAGTAATATGGAATTTGCAACAGAATTATTAAACTCATATGTTGAAGCAGGAGGCAACACAATTGATTTAGCACATATATACAATAGTGGTGAAAGTGAAAAGGCTGTGGGTTTATGGCTGAAAGAAACGAACCTACGAGACGAAATCGTAATATTAGATAAAGGGGCCCACCCTGATGCAAACGGACCACGTGTTACACCTGAAGCAATTGAACAGGATTTGCAAGAGAGCTTACAACGATTACAGGTTGAACATATCGACATCTATATGCTACATCGCGATGATCCTACAATTCCTGTTGAAGTTATCATTAACGCATTAAATAAACATATTCAAGCTGGACTTGTTCAAGCAATTGGTGTCTCAAATTGGACAACAGGCCGTATCCAAGAAGCAAACGCATATGCTGAAAAGAACAATTTAATTGGATTTGCGGTCAATAGTCCGAATCTCTGCTTAGCCAAAGC encodes:
- a CDS encoding YesL family protein — its product is MNVMNGKFTRVMEILSNFFLLNLTWLLMCLPIVTIFPATAAMIGVVRQWILHDDTAVFSVFMKYFKENLKQSMVIGILWGFFAFILYMNFNVMVQLEAMKFILLPFLVLFSVLMVFTTVYIFPVMVHYRLNVFGIIRNSFLLSMSFLPTSLLAALVLFGIFVLFLWQPFTVFISFSVGGYLIFTLCNKVFTRKETLN
- a CDS encoding ABC transporter ATP-binding protein, translating into MIQCKDLVKIYKVDDEHEVMALQGLDLEVQKGELMGIIGSSGSGKSTLLNMLGGLDRPTAGKCVVDGKDLLRLQPKELVSYKLESVGFVWQNNARNIIPYLTAIENVELPMLLKGRHKRERAKELLELVGMGHRFHNKLTMLSGGEQQRVAIAISLANDPNLLLADEPTGSVDSKTADVILGVFRELNRSLQKTIVIVSHDTELTKKLDRVVAIRDGKTSSEILRKSFYEAEDLLNEKEMKAEETHVELAVIDRAGRIQIPRDYLDSIELGDANKLRVELEDGKITLVNPKSS
- a CDS encoding aldo/keto reductase — encoded protein: MKKIHVNGLDKDCSQIVLGSMMFSPSNMEFATELLNSYVEAGGNTIDLAHIYNSGESEKAVGLWLKETNLRDEIVILDKGAHPDANGPRVTPEAIEQDLQESLQRLQVEHIDIYMLHRDDPTIPVEVIINALNKHIQAGLVQAIGVSNWTTGRIQEANAYAEKNNLIGFAVNSPNLCLAKANEPRWPGCVSVDEKDKKWHTENQLPLFAWSSQAGGFFTGRFTPENLENKEMVRVYYNEVNWERYRRAEKLAWKKGVTTNQIALAYVLNQPFPTCALIGPSNIEELQSSIVASNVTLTVEEMAELENG